One window of Mediterraneibacter butyricigenes genomic DNA carries:
- a CDS encoding replication initiation factor domain-containing protein — protein sequence MMITEVMKISEPPYTNRGVTRQKEDLTALIDWCQITVKGVDVFIIIEDILRIPLSFMELHGKEKGIAGHELIARFDNIKILKPTGNAQYEGFQILMSGSGCRNYENFLMMNKETWFDFLERVCRYPVNFPRIDLAIDDTKPYLSIPELIRLKNEGLISSQLRDTAENRSDRLKEDEIEAQGKTLYLGSKHSDFRITFYEKGYEQAEKFGKELNPDWNRYELRFRHKKAVRLVEELLKDRDVARIALSVLNEKVRFLQKPENSTVTRKRLYPTYPPWEELMQDVGKIKLTMNPEKKTLERTWQWLNVAVSPSLKLMDKIGKLDNRDYIRQLIERGQMNEEQQRIYEDYKKSFLLREEERRIFDRTYTEHDTDKESPYSE from the coding sequence ATGATGATAACAGAGGTAATGAAAATTTCAGAACCCCCCTATACTAACAGGGGGGTAACTCGTCAGAAAGAAGATTTGACAGCACTGATTGACTGGTGTCAGATTACTGTCAAAGGTGTAGACGTGTTCATAATCATAGAAGATATCTTGCGGATTCCACTGAGTTTTATGGAACTGCATGGTAAGGAAAAAGGAATTGCTGGACACGAACTGATAGCAAGATTTGACAATATCAAGATTCTGAAACCGACAGGAAATGCACAGTATGAGGGATTTCAGATTCTTATGAGTGGTTCGGGGTGCAGGAATTATGAAAATTTCCTTATGATGAATAAGGAAACATGGTTTGATTTTCTGGAAAGAGTTTGCAGATACCCGGTGAATTTTCCGAGGATAGACTTGGCAATCGACGATACAAAGCCTTATCTGTCTATCCCGGAATTGATTCGTCTGAAAAACGAGGGGCTGATATCTAGTCAGTTGCGTGATACAGCAGAGAATCGTTCTGATAGACTGAAAGAGGATGAAATAGAAGCGCAGGGAAAAACACTATATCTCGGCAGTAAACACAGTGATTTTCGGATTACATTCTATGAAAAGGGATATGAACAGGCAGAAAAGTTCGGAAAAGAACTCAACCCGGACTGGAACAGATATGAACTTCGATTCCGGCACAAAAAAGCGGTCAGATTAGTAGAAGAACTTCTGAAAGACAGGGATGTGGCACGGATTGCGTTGTCTGTATTAAACGAGAAAGTGCGGTTTTTACAGAAGCCGGAAAACAGCACGGTTACAAGAAAACGGCTTTATCCTACTTATCCCCCGTGGGAAGAACTCATGCAGGATGTAGGGAAGATAAAGTTGACCATGAATCCAGAGAAAAAGACACTGGAACGAACATGGCAGTGGCTGAACGTAGCAGTTTCGCCCTCTTTAAAGCTAATGGATAAAATCGGAAAACTGGATAACAGAGATTATATCCGCCAGCTAATAGAACGGGGGCAGATGAACGAAGAACAACAACGCATATATGAGGACTATAAAAAATCTTTCCTTTTGAGGGAAGAAGAAAGGAGAATCTTTGACAGAACATACACAGAACACGATACAGACAAAGAAAGCCCTTACAGTGAATGA
- a CDS encoding helix-turn-helix domain-containing protein, whose product MFVNKEAVGKRILQIRKKYGYSMQKFGEIIDNAPKGSVNSWEKGVNLPNEKRLKQIATLGNMTLNELLYGSFKEYVDMLITEKLGIELPEEFTRTFYSLLEQNGFTYGDDIEIVRLVNGFLTYHNLTTKETAIFYQPTAYSGDYFDGIIQKADSSVLVCRAYADKANNTLHIIPAFENGQTEEVADFFHALKSITAPHNNNYFTSGFLTLGLALRDSKVIIYGIDEKQGTAQVIPYEYDCESDAYIQNEHLAYTRQDSFFREATKEAVYRKMQSDRSNP is encoded by the coding sequence ATGTTTGTGAATAAAGAAGCAGTAGGAAAACGAATTTTACAGATACGCAAGAAATACGGTTACAGTATGCAGAAGTTTGGGGAAATCATAGATAATGCCCCGAAAGGCTCTGTAAACAGTTGGGAAAAGGGTGTGAATCTTCCCAATGAGAAACGCTTGAAGCAGATTGCCACGTTGGGCAATATGACGCTGAATGAACTTCTGTATGGTTCATTTAAAGAATATGTAGATATGCTTATCACAGAAAAACTGGGGATTGAACTGCCGGAAGAATTTACCAGAACTTTCTATTCTCTTTTAGAGCAGAACGGATTTACCTACGGGGATGATATCGAAATTGTCCGGCTTGTAAACGGCTTTCTGACTTATCATAACCTTACAACAAAAGAAACCGCCATTTTCTATCAGCCAACTGCATACTCCGGCGATTATTTTGACGGTATCATACAAAAAGCGGATTCTTCCGTTCTGGTCTGCCGGGCATATGCAGATAAGGCAAACAACACCTTACATATCATTCCGGCTTTTGAGAATGGACAGACTGAGGAAGTAGCAGACTTCTTTCATGCACTGAAAAGCATAACCGCTCCACACAACAACAATTATTTCACTTCCGGCTTTCTGACACTCGGACTGGCATTGAGAGATTCCAAAGTAATTATCTATGGAATTGATGAAAAACAGGGAACAGCACAGGTAATCCCTTACGAATATGATTGCGAATCAGACGCTTATATCCAGAATGAACATCTGGCATATACCAGACAGGATAGCTTTTTCCGAGAAGCCACGAAAGAAGCGGTCTATCGGAAAATGCAATCCGACAGAAGTAACCCATAA
- a CDS encoding MATE family efflux transporter, with protein MSGNKKQTLFTGIGVGLSVGCLVFLLVMFKGDLLAGFFTTDAPIIQRAFEYLRGFGAETIVTAILFSMIGYFNGNNQTVWVMTQGLIQTLLVRLPFAYIMSIQPNASLTMIGLAAPVSTTVGIVLNVLYYLHLNRKVKVS; from the coding sequence ATGTCCGGCAACAAAAAACAGACCTTATTTACCGGAATCGGTGTCGGCCTTTCCGTCGGATGCCTGGTCTTTCTGCTGGTCATGTTCAAAGGAGATCTGCTTGCCGGATTCTTCACCACAGATGCTCCGATCATCCAGAGAGCCTTTGAATACCTGCGAGGATTCGGTGCAGAAACCATCGTCACCGCAATTCTGTTCAGCATGATCGGATATTTCAACGGAAATAATCAGACGGTATGGGTCATGACACAGGGACTGATCCAGACACTCCTGGTTCGACTGCCTTTTGCTTATATCATGAGTATTCAGCCCAATGCCAGCCTGACCATGATCGGTCTGGCAGCACCGGTCTCCACAACCGTCGGAATCGTACTGAATGTGCTCTACTATCTCCATCTGAACCGCAAGGTCAAAGTTTCCTAG
- a CDS encoding transglutaminase-like domain-containing protein: MNPKYLGATRMLDYETENIQKLIEERKWKELPEYERIKAVYDFVRDEILFGYNVDDTVPASRVLRDGYGQCNTKGTLFMALLRACEIPCRIHGFIIDKKLQKGAMTGMVYRKAPAQILHSWVEVCLEERWYELEGFILDRTYLQNLQTLNSDCKGAFCGYGVAVADFQHPIIEFERNNTYIQSEGIVQDFGVYDSPDELLEAHCQEMSALKNFAYRNLGRHLMNRNVRKIRSRNE; encoded by the coding sequence ATGAATCCAAAGTATCTGGGAGCTACGCGTATGTTGGATTATGAGACAGAGAATATTCAGAAACTGATCGAGGAGCGAAAATGGAAAGAATTGCCGGAATATGAACGGATCAAAGCGGTTTATGATTTTGTGCGGGACGAGATTTTGTTTGGATATAATGTGGATGATACTGTCCCGGCATCAAGAGTCTTGCGAGATGGTTATGGACAATGCAATACCAAAGGAACGCTGTTCATGGCTCTGCTCAGGGCATGTGAGATTCCCTGCCGGATCCATGGATTTATCATCGATAAGAAATTGCAGAAAGGCGCCATGACCGGAATGGTATATAGAAAGGCACCGGCACAGATTTTACACAGTTGGGTGGAGGTCTGTCTGGAAGAACGATGGTATGAATTAGAAGGATTTATCCTTGACCGAACATATCTGCAAAATCTTCAGACTTTGAACAGTGATTGCAAGGGAGCTTTTTGCGGATATGGTGTGGCAGTTGCGGATTTTCAGCATCCGATCATCGAGTTTGAACGAAACAATACGTATATTCAAAGTGAGGGGATTGTACAGGACTTTGGAGTATATGATTCGCCGGATGAATTGTTGGAAGCGCACTGTCAGGAAATGTCTGCCCTGAAAAATTTCGCTTACAGAAATCTTGGCAGACATTTGATGAACAGAAATGTAAGAAAGATCCGAAGTAGGAACGAATGA
- a CDS encoding alpha/beta hydrolase has protein sequence MKKDEFYFPSKDGNTEIHTIEWKPEGEVRAVLQLCHGMVEYVDRYDEFARFLCEKGFYVVGNDHLGHGKSVQSKSEYGYFSDRYGNTCLIGDIHTLRQRIAAKYPDVPYFILGHSMGSALTRQYMELYGNGLAGVILIGVTADHSNLTLRLGRAICKVAALFRGWHFRSKLVDNMAIGAYNRHFKPAETRADWVTSDPEKLQEYVHDPLCSFMFTVNAYYNMLLGMQKIKRKEAVFMIPKTLPLLLAAGSDDPVGAFGKGVRKIFERYKRAGIKDITLQLYPGDRHELLNETDRQQIYEDLYVWLEERIK, from the coding sequence ATGAAAAAAGACGAATTTTATTTTCCATCGAAGGATGGCAATACAGAGATTCACACAATTGAATGGAAACCGGAAGGAGAAGTACGGGCAGTTTTGCAGCTCTGCCATGGTATGGTGGAATATGTAGACCGTTATGACGAGTTCGCAAGATTTCTCTGTGAGAAAGGATTTTATGTGGTTGGAAATGATCATTTGGGCCACGGCAAATCCGTCCAGAGTAAATCGGAATATGGTTATTTCAGTGACCGATACGGCAATACCTGTCTGATCGGGGATATCCATACCCTGCGTCAGCGGATTGCGGCAAAATATCCCGACGTTCCGTATTTTATTCTGGGACACAGCATGGGATCTGCGCTTACCAGACAGTATATGGAACTCTACGGTAACGGGTTGGCAGGTGTGATCCTGATTGGAGTGACAGCAGACCATTCCAATCTGACTCTGCGTCTGGGGCGTGCAATCTGTAAGGTGGCAGCACTTTTCCGGGGATGGCATTTCCGCAGTAAGCTGGTGGATAATATGGCGATCGGTGCATACAACCGCCATTTCAAACCGGCAGAGACCCGTGCAGACTGGGTGACCAGTGATCCGGAAAAATTGCAGGAATATGTGCACGATCCTCTTTGTTCCTTTATGTTTACAGTGAATGCTTATTATAATATGCTTCTGGGAATGCAGAAGATCAAGCGCAAAGAGGCTGTGTTCATGATTCCGAAGACATTACCGCTCCTGCTTGCAGCGGGCAGCGACGACCCGGTAGGGGCATTTGGAAAAGGAGTTCGTAAGATTTTTGAACGGTACAAACGTGCCGGAATCAAGGACATTACTCTTCAGTTGTACCCGGGAGACCGTCATGAATTGTTAAATGAGACAGACCGGCAGCAGATTTATGAGGATCTGTATGTGTGGCTGGAGGAGAGAATCAAGTGA
- a CDS encoding citrate/2-methylcitrate synthase produces the protein MAEKIEQILFENTPEINDLAKLCIEHNNIERDLYAKYEVKRGLRDLNGKGVLAGLTNISDVCAKKIVNGEEVPCAGNLYYRGYNIKDLVKGFLDAKHSGFEEIAYLLLFGELPTEQQLADFNGLLGKRRSLPPTFVRDVIMKATSHDMMNNIARCILQLYSYDDKADDTSIPNVLRQCLNLISQFPMLMVYGYHAYNYRMGQDLYIYAPDPTKSTAENILMMLREDRKYTKLEAKILDMALVLHMDHGGGNNSTFTTHVVTSSGTDTYSTIAAAMASLKGPKHGGANIKVTQMFEDMKVQVKDWTDEDEVRRYLEALLNKEAFDKKGLIYGMGHAIYSVSDPRADIFKKFVKQLAREKGCEKEYALYELVEHMAPEVIAEKRKMYKGVNANVDFYSGLVYSMLDLPKQLYTPIFATARIVGWSAHRLEELENVDKIIRPAYKPLADYKEYVKLKDR, from the coding sequence ATGGCAGAAAAAATAGAGCAGATTTTATTTGAAAACACGCCGGAAATTAATGATTTAGCAAAATTATGTATCGAGCATAACAACATTGAGAGAGACCTTTATGCGAAATATGAAGTCAAACGAGGACTTCGAGATTTGAACGGAAAAGGGGTTCTGGCGGGACTGACCAATATTTCCGATGTATGTGCGAAGAAGATCGTGAACGGGGAAGAGGTTCCGTGTGCGGGTAATCTGTATTACCGCGGATATAATATTAAGGATCTGGTAAAAGGATTCCTGGATGCGAAACATTCCGGATTTGAAGAGATCGCGTACCTGCTTCTGTTCGGAGAACTGCCGACAGAGCAGCAACTGGCAGATTTTAATGGATTGTTGGGCAAGAGAAGATCGCTGCCGCCGACTTTCGTGCGGGATGTAATTATGAAAGCAACCAGCCATGATATGATGAATAATATAGCACGTTGTATTTTGCAGTTGTATTCTTATGATGATAAGGCAGATGATACTTCGATTCCAAATGTACTTCGTCAGTGTCTGAACCTGATCAGCCAGTTCCCGATGCTGATGGTATACGGTTATCATGCCTATAATTACCGGATGGGACAGGATTTGTACATTTACGCACCGGATCCGACAAAATCCACGGCGGAAAATATTCTGATGATGCTGAGAGAAGACCGGAAATATACCAAGTTGGAAGCAAAGATTCTGGATATGGCACTGGTACTTCATATGGATCACGGCGGTGGTAACAACTCCACCTTTACGACCCATGTGGTAACCTCTTCCGGAACCGATACGTATTCGACGATCGCAGCAGCGATGGCTTCCTTAAAAGGTCCGAAACATGGTGGTGCCAACATTAAAGTGACCCAGATGTTTGAGGACATGAAAGTACAGGTGAAAGACTGGACCGATGAAGATGAGGTTCGTCGTTATCTGGAAGCTTTATTGAATAAAGAAGCATTTGATAAAAAGGGACTGATCTATGGAATGGGTCATGCGATTTATTCCGTATCGGATCCTCGTGCGGATATCTTTAAGAAATTTGTAAAACAGCTTGCGAGAGAAAAAGGCTGTGAGAAAGAGTATGCACTGTATGAGCTGGTAGAGCATATGGCACCGGAAGTCATTGCAGAGAAGCGTAAGATGTACAAGGGAGTTAATGCAAACGTGGACTTTTACAGTGGTCTGGTATACAGTATGCTGGATCTTCCGAAACAGCTCTATACTCCGATTTTTGCAACGGCACGTATCGTAGGATGGAGCGCACATCGACTGGAAGAGTTGGAGAATGTGGATAAGATTATTCGTCCGGCATACAAACCGCTGGCAGATTATAAAGAATACGTAAAACTGAAAGATCGCTAA
- the rsmA gene encoding 16S rRNA (adenine(1518)-N(6)/adenine(1519)-N(6))-dimethyltransferase RsmA, with product MEPTLGNPQNTIAVLQKYHFNFQKKFGQNFLIDPHVLDKIIGAAGITKDDMVLEIGPGIGTMTQYLSCAARRVVAVEIDKNLIPILEDTLQGFDNVEVINEDVLKLDLAKLAQEKNDGKPLKVVANLPYYITTPIIMGLFENQVPVSSITVMVQKEVADRMQAGPGTKDYGALSLAVQYYASPYIAANVPPNCFMPRPKVGSAVICLTRYQKPPIQVEDEKLMFRIIRASFNQRRKTLANGMKNSPELDYTKEQIEGAILSTGQKVNVRGEALTLEEFAQITNYLTAL from the coding sequence ATGGAACCAACCTTAGGAAATCCGCAGAACACCATTGCGGTATTGCAAAAATATCATTTTAATTTTCAGAAGAAATTCGGGCAGAATTTTCTGATCGATCCCCATGTGCTCGACAAGATCATCGGGGCAGCAGGTATCACAAAAGACGATATGGTGCTGGAGATTGGACCGGGAATCGGAACGATGACGCAGTATCTGTCCTGTGCGGCCAGACGGGTAGTGGCAGTGGAGATCGATAAGAACCTGATTCCGATCCTGGAAGATACATTGCAAGGGTTTGACAATGTGGAAGTGATCAATGAAGATGTGCTGAAACTAGATCTGGCAAAGCTGGCACAGGAAAAAAATGACGGGAAGCCGTTAAAGGTGGTAGCAAATCTTCCGTATTATATTACAACCCCTATTATCATGGGATTGTTTGAGAATCAGGTTCCGGTCAGCTCCATTACAGTTATGGTGCAAAAAGAGGTGGCAGATCGGATGCAGGCTGGACCCGGAACCAAGGATTACGGTGCACTTTCTCTTGCGGTACAGTATTATGCTTCCCCTTATATTGCGGCAAATGTACCACCGAACTGCTTTATGCCGAGACCGAAGGTTGGATCTGCGGTGATCTGTCTCACCCGCTATCAGAAGCCACCGATTCAGGTGGAGGATGAGAAGCTGATGTTCCGGATCATTCGAGCGTCTTTCAACCAGCGCAGAAAAACACTGGCAAACGGGATGAAGAATTCTCCGGAACTGGATTATACCAAAGAGCAGATCGAGGGGGCAATCCTTTCGACCGGTCAGAAGGTGAATGTAAGAGGCGAGGCCCTGACTCTGGAAGAATTTGCACAGATCACAAATTATCTGACGGCTTTGTAA
- a CDS encoding TatD family hydrolase translates to MIFDTHAHYDDEQFDPDREELLAGMPAQGIGGVVNASATVASWDSVVALTEKYPFLYGMIGVHPDEVGDLNEEKFARMKELLQKPKIVAVGEIGLDYYWDKEARELQKDWFVRQLELARELDLPVNVHSREAAADTMEILKDYGRPGKLLLHCYSYSPEMALEYVKMGYLLGIGGVVTFKNGKKLKETVAKVPIEHLVLETDSPYLSPEPFRGKRNSSLWLKYVVQEIAQLKGISEEEVERITMENAKRFYGI, encoded by the coding sequence ATGATTTTTGATACACATGCACATTATGATGACGAACAGTTTGATCCGGACAGAGAGGAACTGCTGGCGGGAATGCCGGCTCAGGGAATTGGTGGCGTGGTAAACGCAAGTGCCACGGTGGCTTCCTGGGATTCCGTCGTTGCCCTGACGGAAAAGTATCCGTTTCTTTACGGGATGATCGGAGTCCATCCGGATGAAGTGGGAGATCTGAATGAAGAGAAGTTCGCCCGAATGAAAGAACTGCTGCAAAAGCCGAAGATCGTAGCCGTTGGCGAGATTGGTCTGGACTATTACTGGGATAAGGAAGCAAGAGAACTTCAGAAAGACTGGTTTGTAAGACAGCTGGAGCTGGCGCGAGAACTGGATCTTCCGGTGAATGTACACAGCCGGGAGGCGGCAGCAGACACGATGGAGATCTTAAAAGATTATGGCAGACCGGGGAAACTTCTGCTGCACTGTTATTCCTATTCGCCGGAGATGGCTTTGGAATATGTAAAGATGGGCTATCTTTTGGGAATCGGAGGAGTCGTAACCTTTAAAAACGGAAAGAAATTAAAGGAGACGGTAGCAAAAGTACCGATCGAACATCTGGTGCTGGAGACAGACAGTCCTTATCTGAGTCCGGAACCTTTCCGGGGGAAGCGTAACTCGTCTTTGTGGCTGAAATATGTGGTGCAGGAGATCGCACAGTTGAAAGGCATTTCGGAAGAAGAAGTGGAGCGTATTACCATGGAAAATGCAAAGAGATTCTATGGAATCTGA
- a CDS encoding beta-propeller domain-containing protein, which yields MDEKEKRLLEEIEASCQETEIPEGLKPEEMEKRLEAVSEEMRKETKHTGLIGKYAVVAAAAILVVGLAGTGIWKLNLGTKTADQVKEQAKVSIEELEDQKASAKVETAKNYEEVYNEMLGDQSDSDKESTSSSASTADSAVDSDFGVSANGSQEIATLEGGAASNGTDKAVASGAGYLDTNTREEEVGEADIVKTDGNYLYILYGNKIRILDIRNPEMEELGMIRIGGNTDPVELYVKDDRLVVFYNETVQKNSDQAEDSSAYGADYQSYTVAETYDLSDRREPVSLGSVQLGGYYRTVRISGDYIYLFSDYYADYNANRKVAESYIPTVQGKTIASNCIFLPGTIGTNQFLVVGSFSLKDPTQIIDSKAILSNGGDCYVSEDNIYVYEYVYDEKEDYDQTLIRKISYKEGKLKGVAQTKIWGQVKDSFCIDEYDGNLRLVTTVNPVYHYGKDGGIELYDASVEENGSSNALYILDKKLNVTGKIEKLAPNEEVYSARFMGKTAYFVTYEQVDPLFSADLSDPQNPKILGALKIPGFSDYLHGYGEGRLLGIGMETDEAGAQDGVKLSLFDISDPTDVTEVQKTVLEGFYATDLSYNYKLAAIDSKQNLIGFSAYGDGTHYFIYRYDEKEGFVCVLDKEVNSYGSEIRGLYAGNRFYLVQGNAVESFDLNTFDKIDDIVL from the coding sequence ATGGATGAAAAAGAAAAGAGATTACTGGAAGAAATAGAAGCATCCTGTCAGGAGACGGAGATCCCGGAAGGATTGAAGCCGGAGGAGATGGAAAAGCGTCTGGAAGCGGTGAGCGAGGAAATGCGGAAAGAAACGAAACATACAGGACTCATTGGGAAATATGCGGTAGTAGCGGCAGCAGCCATCCTTGTGGTGGGACTTGCCGGTACCGGTATCTGGAAGCTGAATCTGGGGACGAAGACCGCAGACCAGGTGAAAGAGCAGGCAAAGGTGTCAATCGAAGAACTGGAAGATCAGAAAGCGTCTGCTAAAGTGGAGACTGCGAAGAATTATGAAGAAGTCTATAATGAGATGTTAGGCGATCAGTCTGACAGTGACAAGGAATCCACCAGCAGTTCTGCGTCCACAGCGGACAGTGCGGTGGACAGTGATTTTGGAGTTTCGGCAAATGGGTCACAGGAGATCGCAACGCTGGAAGGTGGCGCTGCGTCAAACGGAACAGATAAGGCTGTAGCATCCGGAGCAGGATATCTGGATACCAATACCCGGGAGGAAGAAGTTGGAGAGGCGGACATTGTAAAGACGGATGGAAACTATCTCTACATTTTATATGGAAATAAGATCCGAATTCTGGATATCCGGAACCCGGAGATGGAAGAACTTGGAATGATCCGGATTGGAGGAAATACAGATCCGGTAGAGTTGTATGTAAAAGATGACCGACTGGTGGTCTTTTATAACGAGACGGTGCAGAAGAATTCCGATCAGGCTGAGGACAGCAGTGCTTATGGAGCGGATTATCAGAGTTATACCGTGGCAGAAACCTATGATCTTTCTGACCGCAGGGAACCGGTGAGCCTGGGGAGTGTACAGCTTGGCGGATATTACCGGACAGTGCGGATCAGTGGAGATTATATCTATCTGTTCAGTGACTATTATGCTGATTATAATGCAAACAGAAAAGTGGCGGAAAGTTATATCCCGACGGTTCAGGGCAAGACGATCGCCAGCAACTGTATTTTCCTGCCGGGAACTATCGGAACCAACCAGTTTCTGGTGGTGGGATCCTTCTCACTGAAAGATCCGACTCAGATCATCGACAGCAAAGCCATTTTATCCAATGGCGGTGACTGTTATGTCAGCGAAGACAATATTTATGTTTATGAATATGTGTATGATGAAAAGGAAGATTATGATCAGACCCTGATTCGTAAGATCAGCTATAAAGAAGGCAAGTTAAAAGGCGTTGCCCAGACCAAAATCTGGGGGCAGGTGAAAGATTCCTTCTGTATCGACGAGTATGACGGTAATCTTCGTTTGGTTACGACGGTGAACCCTGTGTATCATTACGGAAAAGACGGGGGTATTGAACTGTACGATGCGTCTGTAGAAGAAAATGGATCCAGCAATGCTTTATATATTCTGGATAAGAAGCTGAATGTAACTGGAAAGATCGAAAAATTGGCACCGAATGAAGAGGTATATTCCGCAAGGTTTATGGGGAAGACGGCATATTTTGTGACGTATGAGCAGGTGGATCCGTTGTTTTCTGCGGATCTGTCCGATCCGCAGAATCCGAAGATCTTAGGAGCATTGAAGATTCCGGGATTTTCAGATTATCTTCACGGATATGGGGAAGGAAGGCTGTTGGGAATCGGAATGGAGACGGACGAGGCAGGAGCTCAGGACGGAGTGAAGTTGTCTCTGTTTGACATTTCGGATCCGACAGATGTGACAGAAGTGCAAAAGACGGTACTGGAAGGCTTCTATGCCACAGATCTTTCCTATAATTACAAACTGGCAGCGATCGATTCGAAGCAGAACTTGATTGGATTTTCGGCGTATGGTGACGGTACCCATTACTTCATTTATCGTTATGATGAAAAGGAAGGATTTGTCTGTGTACTGGATAAAGAAGTGAACAGTTACGGTTCCGAGATCCGGGGATTGTATGCCGGAAACCGGTTCTATCTGGTACAGGGCAATGCAGTAGAGTCCTTTGATCTGAATACATTTGATAAAATAGATGATATCGTGTTATGA
- a CDS encoding RNA polymerase sigma factor, with amino-acid sequence MYQFEETDRLWIRKAKKGDAHAFACLYGKIYRDLYRFALGMMKHPQDAEDAVSEAVLSAFRYMSGLKKDEAFGSWMFRILSNVCKKHLLERQKHQDYSVHRNERDTVGCTDGSGASAGKEGNGDSDVAGNLDAEGISEIQKNAEIPENAEKGKVGTAVKGRRGQMDPRPIGSDPDVVPGPEETVLKYQEVREAYLQLTEEERLIVGLSVFGGYNSKEIGESLTLNPATVRSKRSRALEKMRKSLEKEK; translated from the coding sequence ATGTATCAGTTTGAAGAAACCGACAGGCTCTGGATCCGAAAGGCGAAAAAAGGGGATGCCCATGCATTTGCCTGTCTTTACGGAAAGATTTATCGGGATCTGTACCGGTTTGCTCTTGGAATGATGAAGCATCCGCAGGATGCGGAAGATGCAGTCAGTGAGGCGGTGCTCAGTGCTTTTCGCTATATGTCTGGCTTGAAGAAGGATGAGGCTTTTGGAAGCTGGATGTTTCGGATTTTGAGTAATGTCTGTAAGAAACATCTGTTAGAGCGACAGAAGCATCAGGATTACAGCGTACATAGGAATGAGAGGGACACGGTAGGCTGTACGGATGGAAGCGGAGCGTCTGCAGGAAAAGAAGGAAATGGAGACAGCGACGTAGCAGGAAACCTGGATGCAGAGGGAATCTCTGAAATACAGAAAAATGCAGAGATTCCGGAAAATGCAGAGAAGGGGAAAGTTGGAACGGCTGTTAAGGGCAGAAGGGGGCAAATGGATCCCCGACCAATCGGAAGCGATCCGGACGTGGTTCCGGGACCGGAAGAGACTGTGCTTAAGTATCAAGAAGTGAGAGAAGCTTACCTGCAATTAACAGAAGAAGAACGACTGATCGTGGGTCTGTCTGTATTCGGAGGATATAACAGCAAGGAGATCGGGGAGAGTCTGACACTGAATCCGGCAACCGTTCGTTCCAAACGGAGCCGGGCGTTGGAGAAGATGAGAAAGAGTCTGGAAAAGGAGAAGTGA